A part of Rhinatrema bivittatum chromosome 16, aRhiBiv1.1, whole genome shotgun sequence genomic DNA contains:
- the CASP2 gene encoding caspase-2 isoform X2, producing the protein MLGGMATPHQEALKKIRVSLARQLDLGELLEYLMEKDVITLAMRELIEAKPGSFRQSVALLDMLPKRGPRAFPTFCEALRESSQGHLADLLLATVPASEKSGPGHNHVFLAPLPVQECGPSAKKRCWQEPMEYSLDGGDGPLSPLVKPCTADFYSTHHRTAYAMTSRPRGKALLISNIQFQGCEDLDFRSGADVDQDALVRLFSSLEYQVTVRCNLNVQEMQLELENFSHLPDHLSMDSCMVALLSHGVEGAIYGVDGKLLQLQDVFRLFDNASCPSLQNKPKMFFLQACRGGLSRVFLRSLSVPHLYGAAPLRDGPGRGPAGREGACRISGLRGDRCWEGGAVEGAAALPVGHDLRLRLSKRYCRPAEHQARLLVRRGPHRRLL; encoded by the exons ATGCTTGGAGGCATGGCGACGCCGCACCAGGAGGCCCTGAAGAAGATACGGGTGTCCCTGGCCAGACAGCTGGATTTAGGGGAGCTTCTGGAGTACCTGATGGAGAAGGACGTCATCACCCTTGCAATGAGAGAGCTTATAGAG GCCAAGCCTGGAAGCTTTCGGCAGAGTGTGGCACTGCTGGACATGCTGCCGAAGAGAGGGCCCCGTGCCTTCCCCACTTTCTGCGAGGCCCTGCGGGAGTCCAGTCAGGGGCACCTAGCAGACCTGCTGCTGGCCACGGTGCCAGCCTCGGAAAAGAGCGGCCCCGGG CACAACCATGTCTTCCTGGCACCTCTGCCGGTGCAGGAGTGTGGCCCATCTGCCAAGAAGAGGTGCTGGCAAG AGCCGATGGAGTACTCCCTGGATGGTGGTGATGGGCCCCTCAGTCCCCTGGTGAAGCCTTGCACCGCAGACTTTTACAGCACTCACCACCGCACG GCATACGCCATGACCTCGCGGCCCCGGGGCAAGGCACTGCTGATCAGCAACATCCAGTTCCAAGGCTGCGAGGACTTAGACTTCCGCTCGGGGGCTGATGTAGACCAGGATGCGCTGGTCCGGCTCTTCAGCAGCTTGGAGTACCAAGTCACTGTCCGGTGCAACCTCAATGTGCAG GAGATGCAGTTGGAGTTGGAGAACTTCTCCCACCTGCCAGATCACCTCAGCATGGACTCGTGCATGGTGGCGCTGCTCTCTCATGGTGTTGAGGGTGCGATCTATGGTGTTGATGGGAAGCTGCTGCAG CTGCAAGACGTTTTCCGCCTCTTTGACAACGCCAGTTGCCCCAGCCTCCAGAACAAGCCCAAGATGTTCTTCCTGCAGGCCTGTCGTGGAG GTCTGTCTCGGGTCTTCCTTCGCTCCCTGTCTGTTCCCCATCTCTACGGGGCAGCTCCTCT ACGAGACGGACCGGGGCGTGGACCAGCGGGACGGGAAGGAGCGTGCCGAATCTCCGGGCTGCGAGGAGACAGATGCTGGGAAGGAGGAGCGGTTGAGGGTGCGGCTGCCCTCCCAGTCGGACATGATCTGCGGCTACGCCTGTCTAAAAG GTACTGCCGCCCTGCGGAACACCAAGCGCGGCTCCTGGTACGTCGAGGCCCTCACCGCCGTCTTCTCTGA
- the CASP2 gene encoding caspase-2 isoform X1, translated as MLGGMATPHQEALKKIRVSLARQLDLGELLEYLMEKDVITLAMRELIEAKPGSFRQSVALLDMLPKRGPRAFPTFCEALRESSQGHLADLLLATVPASEKSGPGHNHVFLAPLPVQECGPSAKKRCWQEPMEYSLDGGDGPLSPLVKPCTADFYSTHHRTAYAMTSRPRGKALLISNIQFQGCEDLDFRSGADVDQDALVRLFSSLEYQVTVRCNLNVQEMQLELENFSHLPDHLSMDSCMVALLSHGVEGAIYGVDGKLLQLQDVFRLFDNASCPSLQNKPKMFFLQACRGDETDRGVDQRDGKERAESPGCEETDAGKEERLRVRLPSQSDMICGYACLKGTAALRNTKRGSWYVEALTAVFSENARHMHVADMLVKVNGLIKQREGYAPGTDFHRCKEMSEYCSSLCKDLYLFPGYSAAK; from the exons ATGCTTGGAGGCATGGCGACGCCGCACCAGGAGGCCCTGAAGAAGATACGGGTGTCCCTGGCCAGACAGCTGGATTTAGGGGAGCTTCTGGAGTACCTGATGGAGAAGGACGTCATCACCCTTGCAATGAGAGAGCTTATAGAG GCCAAGCCTGGAAGCTTTCGGCAGAGTGTGGCACTGCTGGACATGCTGCCGAAGAGAGGGCCCCGTGCCTTCCCCACTTTCTGCGAGGCCCTGCGGGAGTCCAGTCAGGGGCACCTAGCAGACCTGCTGCTGGCCACGGTGCCAGCCTCGGAAAAGAGCGGCCCCGGG CACAACCATGTCTTCCTGGCACCTCTGCCGGTGCAGGAGTGTGGCCCATCTGCCAAGAAGAGGTGCTGGCAAG AGCCGATGGAGTACTCCCTGGATGGTGGTGATGGGCCCCTCAGTCCCCTGGTGAAGCCTTGCACCGCAGACTTTTACAGCACTCACCACCGCACG GCATACGCCATGACCTCGCGGCCCCGGGGCAAGGCACTGCTGATCAGCAACATCCAGTTCCAAGGCTGCGAGGACTTAGACTTCCGCTCGGGGGCTGATGTAGACCAGGATGCGCTGGTCCGGCTCTTCAGCAGCTTGGAGTACCAAGTCACTGTCCGGTGCAACCTCAATGTGCAG GAGATGCAGTTGGAGTTGGAGAACTTCTCCCACCTGCCAGATCACCTCAGCATGGACTCGTGCATGGTGGCGCTGCTCTCTCATGGTGTTGAGGGTGCGATCTATGGTGTTGATGGGAAGCTGCTGCAG CTGCAAGACGTTTTCCGCCTCTTTGACAACGCCAGTTGCCCCAGCCTCCAGAACAAGCCCAAGATGTTCTTCCTGCAGGCCTGTCGTGGAG ACGAGACGGACCGGGGCGTGGACCAGCGGGACGGGAAGGAGCGTGCCGAATCTCCGGGCTGCGAGGAGACAGATGCTGGGAAGGAGGAGCGGTTGAGGGTGCGGCTGCCCTCCCAGTCGGACATGATCTGCGGCTACGCCTGTCTAAAAG GTACTGCCGCCCTGCGGAACACCAAGCGCGGCTCCTGGTACGTCGAGGCCCTCACCGCCGTCTTCTCTGAGAACGCCAGGCACATGCACGTGGCCGACATGCTGGTGAAG GTGAATGGACTGATCAAGCAGCGAGAGGGTTATGCCCCCGGTACAGATTTCCATCGCTGTAAGGAGATGTCAGAATACTGCAGCAGCCTCTGCAAAGACCtctatctctttcctgggtactCAGCAGCCAAATGA